DNA sequence from the Armigeres subalbatus isolate Guangzhou_Male chromosome 1, GZ_Asu_2, whole genome shotgun sequence genome:
TGTACTAAAATTGGCGTATATGAATTTATTATCTACTTACAATCCGAAAGTTTGATATTATCCTTGAAGATCGTGTACCACTTTTTCAGCACAATTTTGTCGTAACGGGTTCCCGTTTGGGCCGCAATCAGCTTCTTCAGATCGCCGATCGTATCATCCGGGTTGCATTTCACGCGTACCTGAAACATTTTACGTATTTGTTTATAGTTTAACTTAATGCAGGATGCAAGAACATTTAATTACCTTTTTGCCCAGACGATCATTACACGTGATTTCCAGCATATTTGTAGCGGATTGGAATGGAAATAAAACGATTATTTTATAGATGCTGCTTGGTCAAAAATTCACACGATCTAGCAAAACGTTTGCCAAAATTATCAAAGATTATTGTTTAGAATTAGACGAGAAACGTCAATAATAGAAAAGGACTTATCCAGGGTCGCATCCAGGTGAACATCCCAGTGAGTGTAATTCCGCAGATTGATTGAAAACCTCGCTTGACTTTCTAAAAGAACCTataaccgtgcggtaagacggccctcagccgtgcggtaagacgcgcggcaacaaagcaagaccatgctgagggtggctgggttcgatttccggtgctggtctaggcaattttaggattggaaattgtctcgactccctgggcataaaagtatcatcgtgttagccacatgatatacgaatgcaaaaatggtaacctggcttagaaacctcgcagttaataactgtggaagtgcttaatgaacactaagctgcgaggcggctctgtcccagtgtagggatgtaatgccaataagaagaagaagaagaatcatttAATATTAAGTCCCAAACACAAATTTGAGAGACGTTTTATGCTGAGCAACTTCTGTTGCTTAAAAGGCATCATTTCAGAACGAATAAACAATCACACGGAAGCTTTAGgatattgtacttccagttgaaaaccgaagtgagctctcgcgacaatcgagttttctcccgtttccttttgtcgcaactacgtcgcgactagtgcgcataaTGGCGCATGACGGTGGgatagatgcgcactagtcgcgatgcagttgcgacaaaaggaaacgggagaaaactcgattgtcgctagagctcacttcggttttcaactggaagcacaatacccattaatgggtattttctcaccattttcaaacaaaagcggcataactcatttaatgggtaaatcgcgtttacccattaatgagtacaTGCACTGAACTTcataaaatgggtaaattttccaCTTGGTTGAAAATtaagaaatgggtaaaaaaatcccatttaTTGTAAATGGAAACATTGAGGTTATGATCATAATGATAATAGAAACAAAATAGTGGAATGTTaattaaaatacattttattgcattttccCCTATTTGTTTAATACCCAACACTGTTATCGAATAGATTCATTCAAAGGAAGCTATTTGAAAATAACCACTGCAGCCAGCGGCTGTTCCAATTTCAGCATTTATTTCATCGGGATCCTTGTCTTGTTGTTCACTGGAAGCCGAGGATGGTAGCTTTATTGAACAGAGTGCATCAGGAAGTGCACCATTTTCTAGCAGTAGTGAAGATGCACCTGCGTTCACCCACAACCGAGTATCTGCAATGTTTTGAAGTATGGATAAACAGCAGGCAAGCGAAATTTCCGGAAGTTGCTGGTCCTTCAGCTGCAGCTGAGGAATCATAATAAAACTGCATCTACGGAAATTGATTTCCAACACGCGAAGCGATGAATCCTGTAAATATACCTCTTACGATAAGCACCGATAAATAAATGCATAAGAGATTTTATAACTTACCAGtttttggttttgatttctgcaatcatgattttttttcctaactGATATGGTTAATATTTACCCATTATTTCTCCCAGAATCAAAACTCTGACATGGGAGAAAAATACCCTTTTTTGTTTACGAAAAATTTACCCGTTTTCTGACATCTCagtattcatttaaaaaatgggTACTTGATGCCCATTTAATGGGTACTTTCAAATGTCCGTGCAGACCcaaactagaaatactagaataagagatcggcgaagacggcattttgtttccaatcgaatcGTCAAAAGcagttccaattcgacttgcttacattttgcatccataagaagcacgCAAAAAGTCCAAGTGTATTATTTttacgatttcatgcatttttatacgttgccatttcgacagtttttcactccgccggtctctggttgtCGTGTTGCTAATCAAAACGTCGCATACATTGAACTCGgtatcaacatttcaaaagggcgaaaccacttttgtaaacatgagctTCTCaggcttctcacgtcgctggtgggatAATTTACTATCAAACTGGGTCCTAAaaccctacctcgtttatgtttgcaaacgatagtgcatcggccCAAAATACTTGAACCGATGTCAGAAAAATgctggtaaaattctaaatcatttaaaataatatttttgcaattcctgatcataatacctggtttacagttggcgtttgagtgataaaacggcctacttttccataccaatgacatgggtgctttaatgaactttatgcaactcaaatggtttgcataaaatccattaaagcactcatttgggcgctataatggaaaactagcattagaacaatagttacatgaccacatttagttaaattggcttgggtgagtgttcaaatagtgtattctctgtgtcacgtgataaatgaaataatttgatggacatgacatcaaattctccaaaggcaggtttatctatcgccttatggtctgtcgagcacACAATGGGGCatgataacatggaatctgtttgttttctgcagcaacatgattttatGGCAAGTTTTGTCCTGTTGAgtgaataaaattgtaccattttggtacagatttatcatgttTAAGCCCATTttccgtcattgcaaaaaatagcgtgtgcaacttgttgcaaaacttgattttttcagcactcgtagtatttatctaaaggccagtatcgacttgaaaagtagagaggttacggaattttgttcaatattaccatgcggaattttgacaactgatctgcatggagcaaaaTGTCACTTgtacttacggaataatcgaacagaatatttttccgaaagtaaagtgacagctcctattactttgcgtgggaaccttacaaattccaattttattttttgttattgtcaggtgcagagtgtatgtaatttagagtggcgacactgtcataattggaacaaaattcatctgtcattcccatacaaaatcgtgttccaaacgagcaggaaacctgtcaaatgcggcacatgtcgccactcttaattgcaTCCACTCTGGTCAGGTGGATACTGTTgaaagaattttgtttcgattctttacttttccgattcagtaaacggaatttaacatgtgattgagatagaaaaagaaatttgttttgaacacgataccaaccttaactcgacaagcctcgttggataaacgtacaactcgtgctgaaaaaatcatctttttgcaactacagtgaccgttcgctaattggggcacgacctcaccccaactagcgaatgccgttcgctaattggggcgttttgacaagcgtcaatgttgtttactttttgcattgaacaaaggaaaattttacgcgccagaaaatatcgatcccgcgaaacaaggaaacaaaatgtcagctcgtttttgacatcacattctgacgtttagctgctttttaattgggtttcgccccaattagcgaacccccaactaaaaagcgccccaactagaaaaaccccaattagcgaacgttcactgcagttgcacaaactactattttgtgttcaagacattttaaggcaaattttgggctgtgcaacattt
Encoded proteins:
- the LOC134213503 gene encoding ubiquitin-like protein 5 → MLEITCNDRLGKKVRVKCNPDDTIGDLKKLIAAQTGTRYDKIVLKKWYTIFKDNIKLSDYEIHDGMNLELYYQ